The following are encoded together in the Serratia odorifera genome:
- the lolA gene encoding outer membrane lipoprotein chaperone LolA — protein sequence MKKLLVACCLLSGFASTSVLADAAQDLQTRLAKVNSFHASFTQTVTGGDGSAVQQGEGELWVKRPNLFNWHMTSPDESVLVSDGETLWFYNPFVEQVTATWLKSATGNTPFMLITRNSPSDWKQYNIKQKGDDFELTPKSSSGNLKQFAISVTNSGTIKSFAAVEQDGQRSAYALKSQQNTTVDAGKFKFTPPKGVTLDDQRQ from the coding sequence ATGAAAAAACTGTTAGTTGCCTGTTGTCTGCTGTCCGGGTTCGCTTCTACTTCTGTGCTGGCCGATGCCGCACAGGATCTGCAGACTCGCCTGGCGAAAGTGAACAGTTTCCACGCCAGCTTTACCCAGACCGTGACCGGCGGCGATGGTTCGGCGGTGCAGCAGGGTGAGGGCGAACTCTGGGTCAAGCGTCCCAATCTGTTTAACTGGCACATGACCTCGCCGGACGAAAGCGTGCTGGTTTCCGACGGTGAAACGCTGTGGTTCTATAATCCCTTTGTCGAGCAGGTTACGGCAACCTGGCTGAAAAGCGCCACCGGTAATACGCCGTTCATGCTGATCACCCGCAACAGCCCGAGTGACTGGAAGCAGTACAACATCAAACAGAAAGGCGATGATTTTGAACTGACGCCAAAGTCCAGCAGCGGCAACCTGAAGCAGTTTGCGATTTCTGTGACCAATAGCGGGACCATCAAGAGCTTTGCGGCGGTAGAACAAGACGGCCAGCGTAGCGCTTATGCCTTGAAAAGCCAGCAGAATACCACAGTTGACGCCGGCAAATTCAAATTTACCCCGCCAAAGGGGGTGACGCTGGACGACCAGCGCCAGTGA
- the serS gene encoding serine--tRNA ligase, with product MLDPNLLRNELDAVAEKLARRGFKLDLDLLRSQEERRKVLQVATETLQAERNSRSKSIGAAKARGEDIEPLRREVNDLGEKLDAAKAELDKLQSEIRDYALALPNLPDDSVPNGKDESENQEVSRWGEPRQYDFSVRDHVELGEMAGGLDFASAVKLTGARFVVMKGQIARMHRALAQFMLDLHTEQHGYLETYVPYLVNHATLYGTGQLPKFGEDLFHTKPLEEESDSSNYALIPTAEVPLTNLVRDEILEEESLPLKMTAHTPCFRSEAGSYGRDTRGLIRMHQFDKVEMVQIVRPEDSMDALEELTGHAEKVLQLLNLPYRKVLLCTGDMGFGSSKTYDLEVWLPAQNTYREISSCSNMWDFQARRMQARCRNKTEKKPRLVHTLNGSGLAVGRTLVAVLENYQQADGRIQVPDVLRPYMGGLEYIG from the coding sequence ATGCTCGATCCCAATCTGCTGCGTAACGAGCTAGACGCAGTCGCCGAAAAACTGGCTCGCCGAGGCTTTAAACTCGATCTGGATCTGCTGCGTTCACAAGAAGAACGCCGTAAAGTGTTGCAGGTAGCAACCGAAACGCTGCAAGCAGAACGTAACTCCCGATCGAAATCCATCGGCGCGGCAAAAGCGCGCGGGGAAGACATTGAGCCGCTGCGTCGCGAAGTTAACGATCTGGGTGAAAAGCTGGATGCCGCCAAGGCGGAGCTGGACAAGCTGCAAAGCGAAATCCGCGACTACGCGCTGGCGTTGCCAAATCTGCCGGATGATTCTGTGCCGAACGGCAAAGACGAGAGCGAAAACCAGGAAGTCAGCCGCTGGGGCGAACCGCGTCAGTATGATTTCAGCGTGCGCGATCACGTCGAGCTTGGCGAAATGGCCGGCGGTCTGGATTTTGCCTCGGCGGTCAAGCTGACCGGTGCACGCTTTGTGGTGATGAAAGGGCAGATAGCCCGCATGCACCGTGCGCTGGCGCAGTTTATGCTGGATCTGCACACCGAACAGCATGGTTACCTGGAAACCTACGTACCGTATCTGGTCAACCACGCGACGCTGTACGGTACCGGGCAACTGCCGAAGTTTGGTGAAGATCTGTTCCACACCAAGCCGCTGGAAGAAGAATCCGACAGCAGCAACTATGCGCTGATCCCGACCGCAGAAGTGCCGTTGACCAACCTGGTGCGCGACGAGATTCTGGAAGAAGAATCCCTGCCGTTGAAAATGACCGCGCATACGCCTTGCTTCCGTTCCGAAGCTGGCTCCTATGGGCGTGATACCCGAGGGCTGATCCGCATGCACCAGTTCGACAAAGTCGAGATGGTGCAGATTGTACGTCCGGAAGATTCGATGGATGCGCTGGAAGAACTGACCGGTCATGCCGAGAAAGTGTTGCAGCTGTTGAACCTGCCATACCGCAAGGTGCTGCTGTGCACCGGTGATATGGGCTTTGGTTCCAGCAAAACCTACGATTTGGAAGTATGGCTGCCGGCGCAAAATACCTACCGTGAGATCTCCTCATGTTCCAATATGTGGGATTTCCAGGCGCGTCGCATGCAGGCTCGCTGCCGTAATAAAACCGAGAAAAAGCCGCGACTGGTGCATACCCTGAACGGTTCCGGTTTGGCGGTTGGCCGCACCCTGGTGGCAGTGCTGGAAAACTATCAGCAAGCCGATGGCCGTATCCAGGTGCCTGACGTATTGCGTCCGTACATGGGCGGTCTGGAATACATCGGTTAA